A window from Halomicrobium urmianum encodes these proteins:
- a CDS encoding CapA family protein, translated as MPQTVGFTGDVMLGRTVDERQRRRSVDAVWGDLLERLRGLDALFVNLECCLSQRGRQWRRTHRPFHFRADPEWAVPALERAGVDWANLANNHLLDFEEVALVDTLDALDGAGIARSGAGRDEREALAPAIVAVGDLTVAFVSLTDNTPEFAAGPDSPGVARAESGRESREAVERSLARARDVDPDLLVASLHWGPNMVDEPFDEHERFGQWLLRRGVDLVHGHSAHVFKAVEPRPEGAILYDCGDFVDDYRVDPDLRNDRSFLFEVTVGEDGELRELRLVPVEIGDCAVHRATGAAAEWCRRTMRERSAGYDAAFERDGEALVAAL; from the coding sequence ATGCCACAGACGGTCGGCTTCACGGGCGACGTGATGCTCGGCCGGACGGTCGACGAGCGCCAGCGCCGCCGGTCGGTGGACGCGGTGTGGGGCGACCTGCTGGAGCGGCTCCGCGGACTGGACGCCCTGTTCGTCAACCTGGAGTGTTGCCTCTCACAGCGGGGCCGGCAGTGGCGGCGGACCCACCGGCCCTTCCACTTCCGGGCGGACCCGGAGTGGGCCGTGCCGGCGCTGGAGCGGGCCGGCGTCGACTGGGCGAACCTGGCGAACAACCACCTGCTGGACTTCGAGGAGGTGGCGCTGGTCGACACGCTGGACGCGCTGGACGGGGCCGGCATCGCCCGCTCCGGCGCCGGCCGCGACGAGCGCGAGGCGCTGGCCCCGGCGATCGTCGCGGTGGGCGACCTCACCGTGGCGTTCGTCTCGCTGACGGACAACACACCGGAGTTCGCGGCGGGGCCGGACAGCCCCGGCGTCGCGCGGGCCGAGAGCGGCCGTGAGAGCCGCGAGGCGGTCGAGCGGTCGCTGGCCCGTGCCCGCGACGTCGACCCCGACCTGCTCGTAGCCTCGCTGCACTGGGGACCGAACATGGTGGACGAGCCCTTCGACGAGCACGAGCGATTCGGCCAGTGGCTGCTCAGGCGGGGCGTCGACCTCGTCCACGGCCACAGCGCGCACGTGTTCAAGGCCGTCGAGCCGCGCCCCGAGGGGGCGATCCTCTACGACTGCGGGGACTTCGTCGACGACTACCGGGTGGACCCGGACCTCCGCAACGACCGGAGCTTCCTGTTCGAGGTGACGGTGGGCGAGGACGGGGAGTTGCGCGAACTACGGCTGGTGCCCGTCGAGATCGGCGACTGCGCGGTCCATCGCGCAACGGGGGCCGCGGCCGAGTGGTGCCGGCGGACGATGCGCGAGCGGTCGGCGGGGTACGACGCGGCGTTCGAGCGCGACGGGGAGGCGCTCGTGGCGGCGCTGTAG
- a CDS encoding oxidoreductase, which yields MAALTDPVEIGGVAVPNRLYRAPVLECAGTGEGAVDALIDELAPTAASGVGLVFQGASVVTAESGCAAPNMTRVHDPEFVAELERLTRAVHDRGGRIFVQLAQGGLRSLEVWHAGHRERNPGVEQLAVSRPPWQLRLLDRAGLIDLSPHVLSTGEVYDLAERFGRAAGHAVDAGYDGIHLSGANMGIVQQFCSPLYNRRDDEFGTGPDEPPGSGGLRFLEAVHDAVREHTGDVPLLTKVPAETAAPSFVRRHLSFDDGVRLATRAAEVGYDAVVPVEVSTFWDMSVIRGKFPERAWSAAELQSGYAAAFGGPLRARAVRLLNWLQALRFDRDPAWNADVCRAVRRRVDVPVLCEGGVRERATCERLLGDDASPAAADLVGMARPFYAEPRLGTRLLAGEDALCASCNNCTVPQAAGEPGRCRTPSVVRERAKLERAGAYDHGPSGAESLDGPGDGADGGR from the coding sequence ATGGCCGCGCTCACCGACCCCGTCGAGATCGGCGGCGTCGCGGTTCCCAATCGACTCTACCGCGCGCCGGTGCTGGAGTGCGCCGGGACGGGCGAGGGCGCCGTCGACGCGCTGATCGACGAGCTGGCGCCCACGGCCGCCTCCGGCGTTGGCCTGGTCTTCCAGGGGGCCAGCGTCGTCACGGCCGAGAGCGGCTGCGCCGCGCCGAACATGACGCGCGTCCACGACCCCGAGTTCGTCGCCGAACTGGAGCGACTGACCAGGGCGGTCCACGACCGCGGCGGACGGATCTTCGTCCAGCTCGCTCAGGGCGGGCTCCGGAGTCTGGAGGTCTGGCACGCGGGCCACCGCGAGCGCAACCCGGGGGTCGAGCAGCTGGCCGTCTCGCGCCCGCCGTGGCAGCTGCGCCTCCTCGATCGCGCCGGGCTGATCGACCTCTCGCCGCACGTCCTCTCCACGGGCGAGGTGTACGACCTCGCCGAGCGGTTCGGGCGGGCGGCCGGGCACGCGGTCGACGCGGGGTACGACGGCATCCACCTCTCCGGCGCGAACATGGGCATCGTCCAGCAGTTCTGCTCGCCGCTGTACAACCGCCGGGACGACGAGTTCGGGACGGGCCCCGACGAGCCGCCGGGCAGCGGCGGTCTGCGCTTTCTCGAAGCCGTCCACGACGCCGTCCGCGAGCACACGGGGGACGTCCCGCTACTCACGAAGGTGCCCGCGGAGACGGCCGCCCCGAGTTTCGTTCGAAGGCACCTTTCGTTCGACGACGGCGTCCGGCTCGCGACGCGGGCGGCCGAGGTCGGCTACGACGCCGTCGTTCCGGTCGAGGTCTCGACGTTCTGGGACATGAGCGTGATCCGGGGGAAGTTCCCGGAGCGGGCCTGGTCGGCCGCGGAGCTGCAGTCCGGCTACGCGGCGGCGTTCGGCGGGCCGCTGCGTGCGCGAGCCGTCCGGCTGCTCAACTGGCTCCAGGCACTGCGGTTCGACCGCGATCCGGCCTGGAACGCCGACGTCTGCCGGGCGGTCCGGCGGCGCGTCGACGTCCCGGTCCTCTGCGAGGGCGGGGTCCGCGAGCGGGCGACCTGCGAGCGGCTGCTGGGCGACGACGCCTCGCCGGCCGCGGCGGACCTCGTGGGGATGGCGCGACCGTTCTACGCCGAGCCGCGGCTGGGCACGCGCCTGCTCGCGGGCGAGGACGCCCTCTGTGCGAGCTGTAACAACTGCACGGTTCCGCAGGCGGCGGGCGAGCCCGGGCGGTGCCGGACCCCATCGGTCGTCCGCGAGCGGGCGAAGCTGGAGCGAGCGGGGGCCTACGACCACGGGCCGTCCGGTGCCGAATCGCTGGACGGCCCCGGGGACGGAGCTGACGGGGGGCGATAG
- a CDS encoding alpha/beta fold hydrolase, giving the protein MSDSRSEQTLPMNGVRSERVELSVDGDDVGVRYLAGGDGPPLVFCHGIGLDAASVSWRHALPSLADDYAVYAPDLPGHGESDKPRRTYTTDYYVDVLRAFLSELGVEGAGLVGTSMGGAVTLGHVLDGGDPARLVLVDSYGLGADAHWRGAMSAALRVPFADDLMLGTMGTRAAVRTHLSGLVDGTPADDLVADVAETVSSSTMRTLRSWQRHEFRPDGLRTNFLGRLGEVDVPTTLLHGRADPLFPVSWSERARERLPDSELEVVENCGHWLPRERSDAVERALR; this is encoded by the coding sequence ATGAGTGACAGCCGGTCCGAGCAAACGCTTCCGATGAACGGCGTCCGATCCGAGCGGGTCGAGCTGTCGGTCGACGGCGACGACGTCGGCGTGCGGTACCTCGCCGGCGGTGACGGGCCGCCGCTGGTCTTCTGTCACGGCATCGGCCTCGACGCGGCGTCCGTCTCCTGGCGCCACGCGCTGCCGTCGCTGGCCGACGACTACGCCGTGTACGCGCCGGACCTCCCCGGCCACGGCGAGAGCGACAAGCCCCGCCGGACGTATACGACAGATTACTACGTGGACGTACTGCGGGCATTCCTCTCGGAACTCGGCGTCGAGGGCGCGGGACTGGTCGGCACCTCGATGGGCGGCGCGGTGACGCTGGGCCACGTGCTGGACGGGGGCGACCCCGCGCGGCTGGTGCTGGTCGACAGCTACGGGCTGGGAGCGGACGCCCACTGGCGGGGCGCGATGAGCGCCGCGCTGCGGGTTCCCTTCGCGGACGACCTGATGCTGGGGACGATGGGGACGCGCGCGGCCGTGCGGACGCATCTCAGCGGGCTGGTCGACGGGACGCCGGCGGACGACCTAGTCGCGGACGTCGCCGAGACGGTGTCGTCGTCGACGATGCGGACGCTGCGGAGCTGGCAGCGCCACGAGTTCCGGCCGGACGGGTTGCGGACGAACTTCCTCGGCCGGCTGGGCGAGGTGGACGTCCCGACGACGCTGCTCCACGGGCGGGCTGACCCGCTCTTTCCCGTCTCGTGGTCGGAGCGGGCCCGCGAGCGGCTCCCGGACAGCGAGCTAGAGGTGGTCGAGAACTGCGGCCACTGGCTGCCGCGCGAGCGGTCGGACGCGGTCGAGCGAGCGCTCCGCTAG
- a CDS encoding MaoC family dehydratase has product MFNSVVAANRAAFAALGVDPADANGSEPAPAERIEPDEELAEWTVEISEDHPDRLGVGDRVEFTKRISDDDVKQFAAASGDTNPLHLDDEFAEKTRFRGRIAHGTLVGGLISAALARLPGLTIYLSQDLEFHNPVRIGDRVTAEVEIVEDLGDDQYRLTTRVVDEDDVVIDGEAVVLIDDLPEDD; this is encoded by the coding sequence ATGTTCAACAGTGTCGTTGCGGCCAACCGGGCAGCCTTCGCCGCACTCGGTGTCGACCCCGCCGACGCGAACGGGTCCGAACCCGCACCAGCGGAGCGCATCGAGCCCGACGAGGAGTTGGCGGAGTGGACAGTCGAGATCAGCGAGGACCACCCGGACCGGCTGGGCGTCGGCGACCGCGTCGAGTTCACCAAGCGGATCTCCGACGATGACGTCAAGCAGTTCGCCGCCGCCAGCGGCGACACCAACCCGCTGCACCTCGACGACGAGTTCGCCGAGAAGACCCGCTTCCGAGGCCGCATCGCCCACGGGACGCTCGTCGGCGGCCTGATCAGCGCCGCGCTCGCGCGACTGCCGGGGCTGACTATCTACCTCTCTCAGGACCTCGAGTTCCACAACCCCGTTCGCATCGGCGACCGGGTCACCGCCGAGGTCGAGATCGTCGAGGACCTGGGCGACGACCAGTACCGGCTGACGACCCGCGTCGTCGACGAGGACGACGTCGTGATCGACGGCGAGGCCGTCGTCCTGATCGACGACCTCCCCGAGGACGACTGA
- a CDS encoding AbrB/MazE/SpoVT family DNA-binding domain-containing protein, producing MTEENDGSTWPPAMFRGMQEASEQAIEQQQEMMKQLFAGGSMPGLDMNQLGAMSQMATFKTRVQSGGRVSIPDAEREALDIEEGDIVQTVVLPVKRNRDE from the coding sequence ATGACCGAGGAGAACGACGGCTCGACGTGGCCTCCGGCGATGTTCCGGGGCATGCAGGAAGCGAGCGAGCAAGCGATCGAACAGCAGCAGGAGATGATGAAGCAGCTGTTCGCCGGCGGCTCGATGCCCGGGCTGGACATGAACCAGCTGGGCGCGATGAGTCAGATGGCGACGTTCAAGACGCGAGTGCAGAGCGGCGGTCGGGTGTCGATCCCGGACGCCGAGCGGGAGGCCCTCGACATCGAAGAGGGCGACATCGTCCAGACCGTCGTCCTCCCGGTCAAGCGGAACCGAGACGAGTGA
- a CDS encoding poly(R)-hydroxyalkanoic acid synthase subunit PhaE: protein MSDTTQVQNEWIEMVEQMNEAVSDSVEQNMKAQAAFVESWADAVEDSIPEDEELTEGIQGYNRAYEEWMDAAEQVLERSTDAAQGEEVDPTEFRDIWLQSANEAFKHVMGTSAFAAANGQLVEAMMEMRQEADDISQETVAQLGFPTRDDVVEVGERLVELERRQHEIEGKLDRILDELED from the coding sequence ATGAGTGATACAACGCAGGTCCAGAACGAGTGGATCGAGATGGTCGAGCAGATGAACGAGGCGGTTTCGGACTCCGTCGAGCAGAACATGAAGGCCCAGGCGGCCTTCGTCGAGTCGTGGGCGGACGCCGTCGAGGACTCCATCCCCGAGGACGAGGAGCTGACCGAGGGAATCCAGGGGTATAACCGCGCATACGAGGAGTGGATGGACGCCGCCGAGCAGGTCCTCGAGCGCTCGACCGACGCCGCTCAGGGCGAGGAGGTCGACCCCACCGAGTTCCGCGACATCTGGCTCCAGTCCGCCAACGAGGCGTTCAAGCACGTGATGGGCACCTCCGCGTTCGCCGCGGCCAACGGCCAGCTCGTCGAGGCGATGATGGAGATGCGCCAGGAGGCCGACGACATCAGCCAGGAGACGGTCGCCCAGCTGGGCTTCCCCACCCGCGACGACGTCGTCGAGGTCGGCGAGCGCCTCGTCGAACTGGAGCGTCGCCAGCACGAAATCGAAGGGAAGCTCGACCGCATCCTCGACGAGCTCGAGGACTGA